The Thiorhodovibrio litoralis genome includes a window with the following:
- a CDS encoding alpha-2-macroglobulin family protein, translating into MHPAAVASQAGWPPSMAALDFLPPHFVEPAKKQRERLQPEPAAAGNPPPAQLLEQAQAALQAKNPQQAFDLYARALKQGGVGRYSAWFGLSRAAVASRPDGWKEKRQMRQEAIGGAINAYLTANDRTQAANSLASLGQALEQWPDWRASIRAWRASLALAENSEYRAHLDKLVAKHGFRIIDHEVSADARDPRICVNFSDPLAMDGAPLSDYVTVDRPDLAVEPEEGSICIDGVRHGERYRIGLRAGLPAHDGEKLPKTVELEVYVRDRGPSLHFPGRAYVLPSGGGASLPIVSVNTDVIQASLYRIGDRALGGFAADENLFETLNEDSASELAERSGELLWKGEFDVRNTLNEDITSTLPLAELIGESALKPGIYVLTARSRERLEQDYSYATQWFVISDLGLTALSGDDGLHALVRSLATAEPLANVRLQLRALNQQVLGEAVTDARGHAQFDPGLLRGTGGNRAVLLSAESSSGDYGFLDLDGSPFDLTDRGVAGRPAPGPIDTFLTSERGVYRPGETVALTALTRDPKARAVVDLPLTFIIARPDGVEFLRQRVTDQGLGSYALELALLPDAMRGTWQAALHLDPDKPALATASFLVEDFEPERLEFDLTTQAKQIDPRDPPVLAIDARYLYGAPAANLRVEGQARVTASDSLAAYPGYRFGLANEDFTPELELFEAAETDLSGQAEIPVALPEAVSASQPLRAKISVRVIEGSGRPVERELQLPLADERSRLGLKPLFDGSLPEGANAAFELLALDAAGEPMSADDLSWTLSRVTTSFQWYQRDGDWRFEPIKERRRVASGTLDTAAAAPAKLETPIDWGAYELEVKAPSGALVPVSLAFDAGWYVSPKAFDTPDAVKLVLDKADYRVGETARVHLEPRFPGLALVMVINQGIVAMHPVQVSEEGAEIELPVTADWGSGAYVTAALYRPLDVAAKRMPKRAIGLQWAGVDPEARKLDVKIDAPAQVAPRGPLPIGLEIANLPAGETAYLTVAAVDEGILNLTDFKTPAPDAWYFGQRRLGLEIRDLYGRLIDPLQGEPGRLRSGGDAAALMRIDGPPPSEALLAFHSGVLMADDQGRAQVSFDLPDFNGRARLMAMAWTEDGVGHAAADALIRDPVVVSASLPRFLAPGDRSRLLIDLTHVEGPAGQVKLELASGGETLALDGPTIAEFTLTPKGRARAEFPLKALATGTGQLDLVLTTPDGKRLTKALQLQVRDLTPPVQFTEQRRIVPRSPGLELGAGLLGDAASHALVAGSESWQVSVTGAGALDLVGLLRALDRYPYGCSEQLTSRALPLLYVDTLALGLDQDSDGKRRERVERSIRELAGKQASDGSFGLWSPNDGSNQDQELWLNAYVTDFLTRAAEEGYQPPETVFSLALDNLKNRIAYSSDFDNGGEGIAYALYVLARNGRISLGDLRYYFETKLENFATPMARAQLGAALALQGAQPRARAALESAYQLWQQQANDLGKNGLDDSSWRPDFGSHLRDGAAVLALAAEHLPDAPPMDGLARAVDSLATIKSEGGGLSRNLSTQEQVWLVLAAHARMTGATAPVLQIDGQDHSGPWSGRFDAIDLATSSVVIRNLGEQPQIAMVTVTGQPRTPPPAGGQGYRISRQYYDLTGAPVDVGSGDVIRVQQGTRLIAVLDITADQSGSARLMIEDPLPAGFEIDNPHLLASGDISGLPALKQGPQPLDSPAYQAFLADRMLAAVTLGERDDEHFRLAYAVRAVSPGVFAHPQARVEDMYRPQQRAWTDAGEVEIVPSR; encoded by the coding sequence ATGCATCCAGCAGCAGTGGCCTCCCAGGCCGGCTGGCCGCCCAGTATGGCGGCCCTGGATTTTCTGCCTCCGCATTTTGTCGAGCCGGCCAAGAAACAGCGCGAGCGGCTGCAGCCAGAACCGGCCGCCGCTGGCAATCCGCCACCCGCGCAGCTGCTGGAGCAGGCACAAGCCGCGCTGCAGGCTAAAAATCCCCAGCAAGCCTTTGACTTGTATGCACGCGCTCTAAAGCAGGGCGGTGTTGGGCGCTATTCCGCCTGGTTTGGCTTGTCACGCGCTGCGGTGGCGAGTCGCCCTGACGGCTGGAAGGAAAAGCGCCAGATGCGGCAGGAGGCCATTGGTGGTGCCATCAATGCCTATCTGACTGCGAATGATCGCACCCAGGCGGCCAACTCGCTGGCATCGCTCGGGCAGGCGCTCGAGCAATGGCCAGACTGGCGCGCGTCAATTCGCGCCTGGCGGGCGTCTCTGGCACTGGCGGAGAACAGCGAGTATCGCGCCCATCTGGATAAGCTGGTGGCCAAGCACGGCTTTCGTATTATCGACCATGAGGTATCGGCAGACGCGCGCGACCCGCGCATCTGCGTGAACTTCTCCGACCCGCTGGCAATGGACGGGGCGCCGCTGTCGGACTATGTCACCGTCGATCGCCCCGACCTGGCGGTCGAGCCGGAGGAAGGCTCCATTTGCATCGACGGCGTGCGCCATGGCGAGCGTTATCGCATCGGTCTGCGCGCCGGTCTGCCGGCGCACGACGGCGAGAAGCTGCCCAAGACGGTCGAGCTTGAGGTCTATGTGCGCGATCGCGGTCCCTCGCTGCATTTTCCCGGCCGCGCCTATGTGCTGCCGAGTGGCGGCGGCGCCAGTCTGCCCATCGTCTCGGTCAATACCGATGTCATTCAGGCCAGCCTTTACCGCATCGGCGATCGCGCGCTGGGCGGCTTTGCCGCCGACGAAAACCTGTTCGAGACGCTGAACGAAGACAGCGCCAGTGAACTGGCCGAGCGCTCCGGGGAGCTGTTGTGGAAAGGTGAGTTCGATGTGCGCAACACCCTCAATGAGGACATCACCTCCACGCTGCCACTGGCGGAGTTGATCGGTGAGAGCGCGCTCAAGCCTGGCATCTATGTGCTCACGGCGCGCTCCCGTGAGCGCCTGGAGCAGGATTACAGCTACGCCACCCAGTGGTTTGTGATCTCCGATCTCGGCCTGACCGCGCTCAGTGGCGACGATGGCCTGCATGCGCTGGTACGCTCGCTCGCCACCGCCGAGCCGCTGGCGAATGTCCGACTGCAACTGCGCGCGCTCAATCAACAAGTGCTGGGTGAAGCCGTTACCGACGCGCGCGGCCATGCCCAGTTCGACCCCGGCTTGTTGCGCGGCACCGGCGGTAATCGCGCCGTGCTGCTGAGCGCCGAGAGTTCGAGCGGCGACTATGGTTTTCTCGATCTCGACGGCAGCCCTTTTGACCTGACCGACCGCGGCGTAGCTGGCCGGCCGGCGCCAGGCCCCATCGACACCTTCCTGACCAGCGAGCGCGGTGTCTACCGCCCGGGCGAGACGGTCGCGCTCACGGCCCTGACGCGCGACCCGAAAGCGCGCGCGGTCGTCGACTTGCCGCTCACCTTCATCATCGCGCGCCCGGACGGCGTCGAGTTTCTGCGCCAGCGGGTAACCGACCAGGGCCTCGGCTCTTATGCGCTGGAGCTTGCCTTGTTGCCGGATGCCATGCGTGGCACCTGGCAGGCGGCCCTGCATCTGGACCCGGACAAGCCAGCGCTCGCAACCGCCAGCTTCCTGGTCGAGGATTTCGAGCCCGAGCGGCTGGAATTTGATTTGACCACCCAGGCCAAGCAGATCGATCCGCGCGATCCGCCAGTGCTGGCAATCGATGCACGCTACCTCTACGGCGCGCCCGCAGCCAATCTGCGCGTCGAGGGCCAGGCGCGGGTGACCGCAAGCGACAGTCTCGCGGCCTATCCCGGCTATCGCTTTGGCCTTGCGAACGAGGACTTCACCCCCGAGCTCGAGCTGTTCGAGGCCGCTGAAACCGACTTAAGCGGTCAGGCCGAGATACCGGTCGCGCTGCCAGAGGCAGTCTCGGCAAGCCAACCGCTGCGGGCGAAAATCAGCGTGCGTGTCATCGAGGGCAGCGGCCGGCCGGTCGAGCGGGAACTGCAACTGCCGCTTGCCGACGAACGCTCACGACTTGGGCTCAAGCCACTGTTCGACGGTTCGCTGCCCGAGGGCGCCAACGCCGCCTTCGAATTGCTCGCGCTTGATGCGGCCGGCGAGCCCATGTCCGCCGATGACCTCTCCTGGACCTTGTCGCGCGTGACCACATCCTTCCAGTGGTATCAGCGCGACGGCGACTGGCGCTTTGAGCCCATCAAAGAACGCCGGCGGGTTGCCAGCGGCACTCTTGACACCGCCGCCGCAGCGCCGGCCAAGCTCGAAACGCCCATCGACTGGGGCGCCTATGAGCTGGAAGTGAAGGCTCCCTCTGGCGCTTTGGTGCCGGTCAGCCTCGCGTTCGACGCCGGCTGGTATGTCTCACCCAAAGCCTTTGATACCCCGGATGCGGTCAAGCTGGTGCTCGACAAGGCCGACTATCGCGTCGGCGAGACCGCACGGGTGCATCTGGAGCCACGTTTCCCGGGCCTGGCGCTGGTCATGGTTATCAACCAGGGCATCGTCGCCATGCATCCGGTGCAGGTGTCGGAGGAGGGCGCCGAGATCGAGCTGCCCGTCACCGCCGATTGGGGCAGTGGCGCCTATGTGACCGCGGCGCTCTACCGGCCGCTCGATGTCGCCGCCAAGCGCATGCCCAAACGTGCCATTGGTCTGCAATGGGCGGGGGTCGATCCCGAGGCGCGCAAACTGGATGTCAAGATCGATGCACCCGCGCAGGTGGCGCCGCGCGGCCCCTTACCGATCGGGCTTGAGATCGCCAACCTGCCCGCCGGCGAAACTGCCTATCTGACCGTCGCTGCGGTCGACGAGGGCATCCTGAATCTCACTGATTTCAAGACCCCGGCACCGGATGCCTGGTACTTTGGCCAACGCCGGCTCGGGCTTGAGATTCGCGACCTCTACGGGCGTCTGATCGATCCGCTGCAGGGCGAGCCTGGGCGTCTGCGCAGCGGCGGCGATGCTGCTGCCCTAATGCGCATCGATGGTCCACCGCCAAGCGAGGCGCTGCTCGCCTTCCATTCCGGCGTGCTCATGGCGGATGACCAAGGCCGCGCCCAGGTCAGCTTTGATCTGCCGGACTTCAACGGCCGCGCGCGCCTGATGGCCATGGCTTGGACCGAGGACGGTGTCGGCCATGCCGCGGCCGATGCCCTGATTCGCGATCCCGTCGTGGTCAGTGCGTCGTTGCCACGTTTTCTGGCACCTGGCGATCGCTCGCGACTGCTGATCGACCTAACTCACGTCGAAGGGCCGGCCGGACAGGTTAAGTTGGAACTGGCCAGCGGCGGCGAGACCTTGGCGCTTGACGGCCCGACAATCGCCGAATTCACCCTGACCCCGAAAGGCCGCGCGAGGGCGGAATTTCCGCTTAAAGCCCTGGCCACCGGCACCGGCCAGCTCGATCTGGTGCTCACCACCCCGGATGGCAAGCGGCTGACTAAGGCCCTGCAGCTGCAGGTGCGCGACCTGACCCCGCCGGTGCAATTCACCGAGCAGCGGCGCATCGTTCCCCGCAGCCCCGGACTCGAACTCGGCGCCGGACTGCTCGGCGATGCCGCCAGCCACGCGCTGGTCGCCGGCAGCGAATCCTGGCAGGTCTCAGTCACCGGCGCCGGGGCACTCGATCTGGTCGGTCTGCTGCGCGCGCTTGATCGCTATCCCTATGGCTGTTCCGAACAGCTGACCAGCCGCGCGCTGCCGCTGCTCTATGTCGACACCCTGGCACTGGGTCTGGATCAGGACAGCGACGGCAAGCGTCGCGAACGGGTCGAGCGCAGCATCCGCGAGCTTGCTGGCAAGCAAGCCAGCGACGGCAGCTTCGGTCTCTGGTCGCCCAATGACGGCAGCAATCAGGACCAAGAGCTGTGGCTTAACGCCTATGTGACGGACTTTCTCACCCGCGCCGCCGAGGAGGGCTACCAACCGCCAGAAACCGTGTTCTCGCTGGCGCTCGATAATCTGAAAAACCGCATTGCCTACAGCAGCGACTTCGATAACGGGGGCGAGGGGATCGCTTACGCGCTCTATGTGCTGGCGCGCAACGGGCGCATTTCGCTCGGCGATCTGCGCTATTACTTCGAGACCAAGCTTGAGAACTTCGCTACCCCGATGGCGCGCGCCCAACTCGGCGCGGCCCTTGCGCTGCAGGGGGCTCAGCCACGCGCACGGGCAGCGCTGGAGTCCGCCTACCAGTTGTGGCAGCAACAGGCCAACGACCTCGGTAAAAACGGCCTGGATGACAGCAGCTGGCGGCCGGACTTCGGCTCCCATCTGCGCGACGGCGCGGCGGTGCTAGCGCTCGCGGCCGAGCATCTGCCCGACGCTCCACCAATGGATGGACTGGCGCGGGCGGTCGATTCCCTGGCGACAATTAAGTCCGAAGGTGGCGGTCTGAGCCGCAACCTCAGCACGCAGGAGCAGGTCTGGCTCGTGCTGGCAGCGCACGCGCGCATGACAGGTGCTACCGCGCCCGTGCTGCAAATCGACGGTCAGGATCATAGCGGCCCCTGGAGCGGGCGCTTCGATGCCATCGATCTGGCCACATCGTCTGTGGTCATCCGCAACCTCGGCGAGCAGCCGCAAATCGCCATGGTGACCGTCACCGGCCAGCCGCGCACGCCGCCGCCCGCCGGCGGGCAGGGTTACCGCATCAGCCGCCAGTACTATGACCTCACTGGCGCCCCGGTCGATGTGGGCTCCGGGGATGTTATCCGGGTGCAGCAGGGCACGCGCCTGATTGCGGTGCTCGACATCACCGCCGACCAGTCTGGCTCCGCGCGCCTGATGATCGAAGACCCGCTGCCCGCCGGTTTCGAGATCGATAATCCGCACCTACTTGCGTCCGGGGATATCAGCGGACTGCCGGCGCTCAAGCAAGGGCCGCAACCGCTCGACAGCCCCGCGTACCAGGCATTTCTCGCCGACCGCATGCTGGCTGCGGTCACTCTCGGCGAGCGCGACGATGAGCACTTCCGCCTCGCTTACGCGGTGCGCGCGGTCTCGCCAGGAGTCTTCGCGCATCCGCAAGCGCGGGTGGAGGACATGTACCGACCGCAACAGCGCGCTTGGACCGATGCTGGTGAGGTAGAGATTGTGCCGTCGCGCTAA
- the asd gene encoding aspartate-semialdehyde dehydrogenase yields MKRVGFVGWRGMVGSVLMQRMRAEDDFALIAEPVFFSTSQQGELGPDVGQGALALRDARDLDALASMDAIVSCQGGDYTTEVFAPLRQRGWKGYWIDAASTLRMAPESTIVLDPVNRALIEDALSAGRRDFIGGNCTVSLMLMAIGELLRRDLVDWVSAMTYQAASGAGARNMRELLAQMGALHAAVAAQLDDPGSAILDIDRSVTETMRAPSFPDQLFSVPLAGSLIPWIDKPMPGGQSREEWKGGVETNKILGHTEIRIPVDGICVRIGAMRCHSQGLTIKLKQAIPEDEVADIIATANPWVRLIPNEREASIASLSPAMVSGTLDVPVGRLHPLAMGAEYFGAFTVGDQLLWGAAEPLRRMLRLLLEQ; encoded by the coding sequence ATCAAACGGGTAGGTTTCGTCGGCTGGCGCGGCATGGTTGGCTCTGTGCTGATGCAGCGCATGCGCGCGGAGGATGACTTCGCACTCATCGCCGAGCCGGTGTTTTTCTCAACCTCCCAGCAAGGCGAGCTTGGTCCGGATGTCGGCCAAGGTGCACTGGCGCTGCGCGACGCAAGAGACCTGGACGCACTGGCAAGCATGGACGCCATCGTCAGCTGCCAGGGCGGCGATTACACCACCGAGGTCTTCGCCCCGCTGCGCCAGCGCGGCTGGAAAGGCTATTGGATCGACGCCGCCTCGACGCTGCGCATGGCTCCCGAGAGCACCATCGTGCTCGACCCGGTCAACCGCGCCCTGATCGAGGACGCCCTGAGCGCCGGGCGGCGGGATTTCATCGGCGGCAACTGCACCGTCAGCCTCATGCTCATGGCCATCGGCGAGTTACTGCGACGCGATCTGGTCGACTGGGTTAGCGCCATGACCTATCAGGCCGCCTCCGGAGCCGGCGCCCGCAACATGCGCGAGCTGCTCGCTCAAATGGGCGCTCTGCATGCCGCAGTCGCTGCTCAGCTTGATGATCCCGGCAGCGCCATTCTCGACATCGACCGCAGCGTCACCGAGACCATGCGCGCGCCATCCTTTCCTGACCAGCTGTTTAGCGTGCCCCTGGCTGGCAGTCTCATTCCCTGGATCGACAAGCCGATGCCCGGCGGTCAAAGTCGCGAGGAATGGAAAGGTGGGGTGGAAACCAATAAGATTCTTGGCCACACTGAGATACGTATCCCGGTCGACGGTATTTGCGTGCGGATCGGCGCGATGCGCTGTCACAGCCAGGGCCTGACAATCAAGCTCAAACAGGCCATCCCCGAGGATGAAGTCGCCGATATCATCGCGACGGCCAATCCCTGGGTGCGGCTCATCCCCAACGAGCGCGAGGCCAGTATCGCCAGCTTGTCCCCGGCCATGGTCAGCGGCACCCTGGATGTCCCGGTCGGGCGCTTGCATCCGCTGGCCATGGGAGCGGAGTATTTCGGCGCTTTCACCGTTGGCGATCAGCTCCTGTGGGGCGCGGCCGAGCCGCTGCGGCGCATGCTGCGATTACTGCTTGAGCAATAG
- a CDS encoding FimV/HubP family polar landmark protein, whose amino-acid sequence MSRFASVLLALSLVFASASSWALGLGSLVSRSALNQPFKGEIQLFDAKADELDSIQAKLASPDEFEKASVPRPFFLTELTFKPGLNDAGDPVILITSRNPIREPFMDFLVEVVWAEGRIVKEYTILLDPPRAGVESPEVVIRGQLISSEEFEPETIPSETAAAETAASDAPAEQAAPEEELAAEEALAEDALVEETAAEAVLAEEAAETETAATETLAEVTAAEEPVAEQAATAVAAVGEQFPIRYGPVRPGVGLWRAASTLAPEGASVQQTAMALYRSNPKAFGNGSVNNLITGSNLVIPSAAELFALDPDEASRQFKSALAGEPVQSTPLAGDLTEQLASAESAPTEEGAAAADSVKKKPESPDLSAQEEDQSSTARQAESDSQIQPETPSAVAAEEGSEPTAEIAAAEDGEAEPASAETPTTTETDSQTAETDAAGEPSDQSPPAQQATTAETEEATDAATSAAADLAATTETETPVVAADDDAVEGESALAGSEAPPESPASTGDEPAPDAGLADAPVSSDVAASELTAQAEDAQAAAEPDTGAGDGVTSSTASPSDASPDETAAAGAEAEAETTAAESATDDLAPKGSDSSAPGQSADTETAAEAGPTGAPDSASPTAASSEADSQAAQPSDAEQAAAPPAGADEAAMQERIRELESQLSKLGTLLEDQAAQPKSKPSFFGLDPTVLWSLAGAGGALVLALLGFLGVKAVSGRGKSKADDDASADSPESEGEVLEEIEVDLSEIDESIAPTQSAESPEPPPEPIPARRGAAAETAPAPASQKESTAAAAAALALEPEPEPAPIPRASVKPTAPEPAPSPQPAAPAPEPAPTPEAAAKPAEPVPTPEATAPAPEPVQTAEAAAQPAEPELEPAPTPEAAAQPVELAPEPVSTPEATAESAAPALEPAPIPETPAHPAALEPEPKPAAEGTPPAPASIPELELELEPEPAPTPEANAAPGEPAPISDTEATPDEPTPAPEAEDAPPAAAPEPEPPAPPPIPEPTPEPTPEPTPEPTPEPPPQPAPPAAETPVPSAAEPPAEAAASVGELAVLEKKALEKADGYLSYGRHRDAQAALLAALAKLPDSDALQLKLADAYAAGGEKEEFNSLRQRMVSGGIPDRHPIAWSGILASMTAAAEDGSSAAPERHARLDLLEIAPGDPDIDVSLPLQDLDQQLGDDMPGDSAFADLDEIGGDIEDGLAEDFGQEDKQADADEDLMPLDWPDMEEDIGAPTPAPAPEEPSALQRAAQAAKAGRGTDPFEELIAAELGQAEEQPAAAGDAPAGDVLPDLDLTLAQPPAAEQAAEDDELHILDLPDESESPLGPELAGDAAADIEKFLSGGGEPEPPGLELPEPDPEVQLESTGLEPLDQDASSEAGFYTQMVPSSAPPGQMPSSDLPDLDMGLHDLDSLGAPEAPSPEPSPEKAAEPELPAVGPSASPELSSESTATATVPGEPSEKKDSFALGSSSDQEGSDQHGSMFGDESLMMPDSGASDVLSSQWRMDSAMWDEVATKMDLAFAYIEMEDTEAARAILEEVIREGSDEQRAEAEGLLKKIDA is encoded by the coding sequence ATGTCTCGCTTCGCATCGGTCTTACTTGCTTTGTCTCTGGTGTTTGCCTCCGCATCGTCGTGGGCGCTTGGGCTCGGTTCCCTGGTGTCGCGATCGGCGCTCAATCAACCATTCAAAGGCGAAATCCAACTCTTCGACGCCAAGGCGGATGAACTCGACAGCATCCAGGCAAAACTGGCGAGTCCCGATGAGTTTGAAAAGGCATCGGTTCCGCGCCCGTTCTTTCTCACCGAGCTGACATTCAAGCCTGGGCTGAATGACGCCGGTGATCCGGTCATCCTGATCACCAGCCGCAATCCCATCCGTGAGCCCTTCATGGACTTCCTCGTCGAAGTGGTCTGGGCGGAAGGGCGTATCGTCAAGGAATACACCATTCTTCTCGACCCGCCGCGCGCCGGCGTTGAGAGCCCCGAGGTCGTTATCAGGGGCCAGCTGATCAGCTCCGAGGAGTTCGAGCCCGAGACTATCCCGAGCGAGACCGCTGCCGCCGAGACGGCTGCGAGTGACGCTCCCGCTGAACAAGCTGCCCCCGAGGAAGAGCTCGCAGCGGAAGAGGCTCTAGCGGAAGATGCCTTGGTGGAAGAAACCGCAGCTGAAGCAGTCTTAGCGGAAGAAGCCGCAGAGACAGAAACGGCAGCTACAGAAACCTTGGCTGAAGTGACTGCCGCGGAAGAGCCCGTGGCAGAACAAGCCGCTACCGCCGTCGCCGCGGTCGGCGAGCAATTTCCGATCCGCTATGGCCCAGTGCGCCCTGGTGTCGGACTTTGGCGTGCCGCGAGCACCCTCGCCCCCGAGGGCGCGAGCGTCCAGCAGACGGCCATGGCCCTCTATCGCAGCAACCCCAAGGCTTTTGGCAACGGCAGCGTCAATAATCTGATTACCGGCTCCAATCTGGTCATCCCCTCGGCCGCCGAGCTGTTCGCGCTCGACCCCGATGAGGCCAGCCGCCAGTTCAAATCCGCCCTGGCCGGAGAGCCGGTTCAAAGTACGCCCTTGGCCGGCGATCTGACCGAGCAGCTTGCCAGCGCGGAATCCGCTCCAACCGAGGAAGGCGCTGCTGCAGCCGATTCGGTAAAAAAAAAGCCTGAATCTCCTGACCTAAGCGCTCAGGAAGAGGATCAGAGCAGCACTGCTCGGCAGGCTGAATCCGACAGCCAGATCCAGCCGGAAACCCCGAGCGCGGTTGCAGCAGAAGAGGGCAGTGAGCCCACTGCCGAGATCGCCGCCGCCGAGGACGGCGAGGCCGAACCGGCAAGCGCCGAAACTCCTACGACTACCGAGACCGATAGCCAAACTGCTGAGACCGACGCGGCAGGCGAGCCTTCGGATCAATCTCCGCCCGCACAACAAGCCACGACGGCCGAGACTGAGGAGGCCACGGACGCAGCGACTTCCGCTGCTGCCGATCTCGCGGCAACGACTGAGACGGAAACGCCCGTCGTAGCCGCAGATGACGACGCCGTTGAGGGCGAATCGGCACTGGCGGGGTCTGAAGCTCCACCTGAGAGCCCTGCATCCACAGGCGATGAGCCAGCGCCAGACGCCGGGCTAGCAGACGCGCCTGTCTCTTCAGACGTTGCCGCTTCCGAGCTGACCGCTCAGGCAGAAGACGCCCAAGCTGCGGCTGAGCCCGACACTGGTGCCGGCGACGGTGTAACGTCAAGCACTGCATCTCCTTCCGATGCATCGCCGGATGAGACCGCTGCCGCCGGCGCTGAGGCGGAAGCAGAAACGACAGCGGCGGAGAGCGCCACAGACGACTTGGCACCAAAGGGATCTGACTCTTCCGCGCCAGGTCAATCCGCCGACACCGAAACCGCGGCAGAAGCAGGACCGACAGGGGCTCCGGATAGCGCTTCACCAACTGCTGCTTCATCAGAGGCTGATTCACAAGCCGCGCAGCCGAGTGACGCGGAGCAAGCCGCCGCGCCGCCCGCTGGCGCCGATGAAGCCGCGATGCAAGAACGCATCCGGGAGCTTGAGTCCCAGCTGAGCAAGCTTGGCACCCTGCTTGAAGACCAGGCCGCGCAGCCGAAGTCAAAACCCTCGTTCTTTGGTCTGGACCCCACTGTGCTCTGGTCCCTGGCGGGCGCAGGCGGTGCGCTGGTGCTTGCCCTGCTCGGCTTCCTCGGCGTCAAGGCGGTCTCCGGACGCGGCAAGTCGAAGGCGGACGATGACGCGAGCGCCGACTCGCCGGAATCTGAAGGCGAGGTGCTCGAGGAGATCGAAGTTGATCTGTCCGAGATCGATGAATCCATCGCGCCGACTCAATCCGCCGAGTCGCCCGAGCCGCCACCTGAGCCGATACCCGCCCGTAGAGGCGCGGCAGCTGAAACAGCCCCTGCGCCAGCCTCGCAAAAGGAATCCACCGCTGCGGCTGCGGCGGCACTCGCACTAGAGCCGGAACCCGAGCCCGCGCCGATCCCGCGAGCTTCGGTCAAACCGACAGCGCCAGAGCCCGCTCCGTCTCCGCAGCCTGCTGCGCCTGCCCCCGAGCCGGCGCCGACACCGGAGGCTGCCGCAAAGCCTGCCGAGCCCGTGCCGACACCGGAGGCCACCGCACCTGCACCGGAGCCTGTGCAGACAGCAGAAGCTGCCGCGCAGCCTGCTGAACCGGAACTAGAGCCCGCCCCTACACCGGAAGCTGCCGCGCAGCCTGTTGAACTGGCACCAGAGCCCGTGTCCACACCGGAAGCTACCGCTGAGTCTGCCGCGCCAGCCCTCGAGCCTGCGCCGATACCGGAAACTCCAGCGCATCCGGCTGCGCTAGAACCGGAGCCCAAGCCTGCGGCAGAAGGAACACCGCCGGCCCCCGCCTCAATTCCAGAGCTCGAACTCGAGCTTGAGCCCGAGCCTGCGCCCACCCCAGAGGCCAATGCCGCGCCCGGCGAGCCGGCTCCAATTTCGGATACCGAGGCCACACCCGACGAACCGACGCCAGCGCCGGAAGCCGAGGACGCCCCGCCCGCGGCTGCTCCAGAGCCCGAGCCACCGGCGCCGCCACCAATACCCGAGCCAACACCCGAGCCAACACCCGAGCCGACACCGGAGCCGACACCGGAGCCGCCGCCCCAACCGGCCCCGCCAGCTGCAGAGACCCCAGTACCCTCTGCGGCCGAGCCGCCGGCAGAGGCCGCGGCCAGTGTCGGCGAGCTCGCCGTGCTGGAGAAAAAGGCGCTGGAAAAGGCCGACGGCTATCTTTCCTACGGACGCCACCGCGATGCCCAGGCTGCCCTGCTGGCCGCGCTCGCGAAGTTGCCCGATTCCGACGCCTTGCAGCTCAAGCTCGCCGATGCTTATGCGGCCGGCGGCGAGAAGGAAGAGTTCAACAGCTTACGCCAGCGAATGGTCTCGGGTGGTATTCCTGACCGGCATCCCATCGCATGGAGCGGGATACTTGCCAGCATGACTGCCGCTGCCGAAGATGGCTCCTCCGCCGCGCCGGAACGGCATGCGCGCCTTGACCTGCTCGAGATCGCCCCGGGTGATCCCGATATCGATGTGTCCCTGCCGTTGCAGGATCTCGACCAGCAGCTTGGCGACGACATGCCGGGTGATAGCGCGTTCGCCGATTTGGACGAAATCGGCGGCGATATCGAGGACGGGCTGGCGGAAGATTTCGGTCAGGAAGACAAACAGGCCGATGCTGATGAGGATCTGATGCCGCTCGATTGGCCTGACATGGAAGAGGACATCGGTGCGCCAACACCAGCACCAGCACCCGAAGAGCCGAGTGCGCTGCAGCGCGCGGCGCAGGCCGCCAAAGCGGGTCGCGGAACCGATCCCTTCGAGGAGTTGATCGCCGCCGAACTGGGGCAGGCAGAGGAACAACCTGCGGCCGCTGGAGATGCTCCCGCCGGCGACGTTCTGCCGGACCTAGACTTGACACTCGCGCAGCCACCGGCCGCGGAGCAGGCGGCTGAGGATGACGAGCTGCATATACTGGATCTGCCCGATGAGTCTGAGTCTCCGCTAGGCCCCGAGCTTGCTGGAGATGCGGCTGCGGATATCGAGAAGTTTCTCTCCGGTGGGGGAGAGCCGGAACCGCCAGGACTGGAGCTGCCAGAGCCAGATCCGGAGGTCCAGTTGGAGTCGACCGGTCTGGAGCCCCTGGATCAGGATGCATCATCCGAGGCCGGGTTCTACACCCAGATGGTGCCATCATCGGCACCACCCGGGCAGATGCCGTCGTCGGACTTGCCCGATCTCGACATGGGGCTGCACGATCTCGACTCTCTGGGTGCCCCGGAAGCTCCGTCGCCAGAACCGTCACCAGAAAAAGCCGCGGAGCCAGAACTGCCAGCAGTCGGTCCGAGTGCATCCCCCGAGCTCTCGAGCGAATCAACCGCCACGGCAACGGTCCCCGGTGAGCCTTCGGAGAAAAAAGATTCCTTCGCTCTCGGCAGCAGTTCCGATCAAGAAGGGTCCGATCAGCATGGATCCATGTTCGGCGACGAATCGCTGATGATGCCGGACAGCGGCGCGAGCGATGTGCTGTCTTCGCAGTGGCGCATGGACTCGGCGATGTGGGATGAGGTCGCCACCAAGATGGATCTGGCCTTTGCTTACATTGAGATGGAAGACACCGAAGCGGCGCGGGCAATTCTCGAGGAAGTCATTCGCGAAGGCAGCGACGAGCAGCGTGCCGAGGCTGAAGGGTTACTGAAAAAGATCGACGCCTGA